The following are encoded together in the Oceanobacillus zhaokaii genome:
- the yabG gene encoding sporulation peptidase YabG, protein MEVTVGTLVSRKSYNHDLVFRVALIKDGIANLYGEAIRLEADAPIDDLVIVETRELERRRKKVKEKEENSYRLFRQDYQLVKEKREYHATDGYQDYAKYFQLPTKVLHLDGDQMYLRKCISLYQRMGLQVHGVHLNEKDMPSEIGPLIERIQPNIIVITGHDSFSKNKGAKEDLRAYRHSKYFVETVREARRINPHLDQMVIFAGACQSHFESLIRAGANFASSPFRINIHALDPVYIAAKIAYTPFMESVSVWDALKNTMTGEKGMGGIETRGLLRTGMPYLEETEE, encoded by the coding sequence ATGGAAGTTACGGTAGGTACCTTAGTTTCTCGTAAATCGTATAATCATGACTTAGTATTCCGGGTGGCTTTGATAAAAGATGGGATTGCCAATTTATATGGGGAAGCGATTCGTTTGGAAGCAGATGCACCGATTGATGATTTAGTTATAGTAGAGACGAGAGAGCTGGAGAGAAGGCGTAAGAAGGTAAAAGAAAAGGAAGAGAATTCTTATCGCTTATTTCGTCAAGATTATCAATTAGTAAAAGAGAAACGCGAATATCATGCAACAGATGGATATCAGGATTATGCAAAATATTTCCAATTACCAACGAAGGTTCTTCATTTAGATGGGGATCAAATGTATTTAAGAAAATGCATTTCATTATACCAAAGGATGGGCTTGCAGGTACATGGGGTGCATTTAAATGAAAAGGATATGCCTTCAGAGATTGGCCCGCTAATTGAGCGAATTCAACCTAATATTATTGTCATTACTGGGCATGACTCCTTTTCAAAGAATAAAGGTGCAAAGGAGGATCTTCGTGCATATCGTCATTCGAAGTATTTTGTTGAGACAGTAAGAGAAGCACGTCGAATTAATCCACATCTTGATCAAATGGTAATTTTCGCTGGTGCTTGCCAATCTCATTTCGAATCACTTATTCGCGCGGGGGCAAATTTTGCCAGTTCACCATTTCGAATTAATATTCATGCACTTGATCCTGTTTATATAGCTGCAAAGATTGCTTATACGCCATTTATGGAGAGTGTCAGTGTGTGGGACGCGTTGAAGAACACAATGACAGGGGAAAAGGGAATGGGGGGCATCGAGACTAGAGGATTACTTCGGACAGGGATGCCTTATTTGGAAGAAACAGAAGAATAG